In one window of Nakamurella sp. PAMC28650 DNA:
- a CDS encoding carbohydrate ABC transporter permease → MRRSRRSQTLVYGIVILWVLVSLAPVVWMLLQSIKPSAQVFAIPPAWLFTPSLQNYRDLFSTSSGTQFGHYLMVSLTVTISTVLLTIIVSVPASYALTFMRVRRPNFWLILILLASMLPPVVLLVPLFQLWNDLHLLDNPIALILTYTAMNIPFTVWLVRGFMAQVPRELRESALVDGAGDGRILLRVMLPVVRSGIAAAAIFTVISAWNELLFAVLLTTDNRTAPAGIVATLISDRGINWGKLYAAATMVAIPIILFTIAVQRHVVRGFTFGAVKG, encoded by the coding sequence GTGAGAAGATCTCGCCGGAGTCAGACGCTCGTCTACGGAATCGTCATCCTCTGGGTACTGGTCAGTCTGGCGCCGGTGGTGTGGATGCTGCTGCAGTCGATCAAACCCTCGGCCCAGGTGTTCGCCATCCCCCCCGCCTGGCTGTTCACGCCGTCGCTGCAGAACTACCGGGACCTGTTCTCCACCAGCAGCGGCACCCAGTTCGGGCACTACCTGATGGTCAGTCTGACGGTGACCATCTCGACCGTGCTGCTGACGATCATCGTCAGCGTGCCGGCCAGCTACGCGCTGACCTTCATGCGGGTCCGGCGGCCGAACTTCTGGCTCATCCTGATCCTGCTGGCGTCGATGCTGCCTCCGGTGGTCCTGCTGGTGCCGTTGTTCCAGCTCTGGAACGATCTGCATCTGCTGGACAATCCGATCGCCCTGATCCTGACCTACACGGCGATGAACATCCCGTTCACGGTGTGGCTCGTCAGGGGTTTCATGGCGCAGGTGCCCAGGGAGCTCAGGGAGTCGGCGCTGGTGGACGGCGCCGGGGACGGCCGCATCCTGCTGCGGGTCATGCTCCCGGTGGTCCGATCCGGTATCGCGGCCGCCGCCATCTTCACCGTCATCTCGGCGTGGAACGAGCTGCTGTTCGCGGTGCTGCTGACCACCGACAACCGCACGGCGCCGGCCGGTATCGTGGCCACCCTGATCAGCGATCGTGGGATCAACTGGGGCAAGCTCTACGCCGCGGCCACCATGGTCGCCATCCCGATCATCCTGTTCACCATCGCGGTCCAGCGACACGTGGTGCGCGGCTTCACCTTCGGTGCCGTCAAGGGCTGA